From Fusobacterium varium:
TGAAGTACCTATTTCCTGTCCACCTAGTTCTGGTTTCATGTGTATTTTTCTACGATTTTCTATCATCTCTTTTGAATATTTTTCTGCCAATTCCATTATTCTATCCATTTTATCCTCCTGCTCTTATCTTAATTGAGCTTGTTTTTCTAATAAATCTGCTTCTTTTTCCTCTTTAGTTTTCATAAGTCCAAATTGGATAGTTATTATTGTACAGATCCCTAAAAATACCTGATAAAAAGAGAAACTTATTATTTCTATTGGAGAAACTGATGCCATAGATGTTATAAGCAGCATTCCTCCAGCATGTGGAGCTAAACATAATATTACACAACTGAATATATCCAAGAGACTAGCAGTTCTTTTTGGAGCTATTTTAAATTTTTCTCCTACCTGTTTAGCTATTGGAGAAGCAATTATAATAGCAATAGTATTATTTACAAGACAGAAAACCAATACTGATACTAAAACAGCTATACTATATTCTGCCCCTTTACGAGTTTTTATATTTCCAGTAAGTTTTTGTACAAGCCATTCTATTCCTCCATATTCTTTTATCAAACCAATAAGACCTCTGATAAGGATAGCCATAATAGTTACATTCATCATTCCATCCATACCTTTTGCAACTGATTGAAAAAATGTTACAAAAGTCATACTGCTTGTTACAAAACCAACTGCTCCAGCAAATAATATTCCTCCAATAAGAACTGTAAATACATTTATTCCAGCTACTGCTGCTATAAGAACAGCTAAATATGGTACTACTTTTATTAAATTATAGCTTAATTCTCCTTCAATCTGTCCAGCTCCTCCTACTATTGTAAAAGCTATGATTGTTGCAATTGCTGCTGGTATAGCAATCAGAAAGTTCATTCTGAATTTATCTTTCATTTCACAGCCTACTCCCCTAGTAGCTGCAATTGTAGTATCTGATATAACTGACAGATTATCTCCAAACATAGCTCCTCCCAGAACTGCTGCCAATGTTATGGCTGGATTTAATCCTACTTTTTCAGATATTCCCAATGCAATTGGAGCAACTGCAACAAGTGTTCCTGTTGAAGTTCCCATTGCTGTAGATATAAATGCTGATATCACAAATAATCCTGGAACTAAAAACTGTTTTGGAACAAATGTAAGTCCAAGATTTACAACAGAATCTACTCCTCCCATTCCTTTTGCTACCCCTGCAAAAGCTCCTGCTAAAAGAAAGATAAGAGCCATTATCATTACTCCGCTCTCTCCTGAAGTAGTTGTAAATATATTGATTTTATCATCCAATTTCATTTTTCTATTCATAGCAAAAGCTATGATAACTCCTATAAGCAGTGCTGCATGTCTTGGAAGCTGATTGAATGGACTTGCTACTCCCCTAGCGGAGAAAAACATTCCTCCTCCTAAATATATTATCAAAAATATAATTAGCGGAATAAATGCCCAACCTCCATAATTCTTTTTTTCTCCCTCTGTTTTAGTAT
This genomic window contains:
- a CDS encoding sodium:proton antiporter, which encodes MNTKTEGEKKNYGGWAFIPLIIFLIIYLGGGMFFSARGVASPFNQLPRHAALLIGVIIAFAMNRKMKLDDKINIFTTTSGESGVMIMALIFLLAGAFAGVAKGMGGVDSVVNLGLTFVPKQFLVPGLFVISAFISTAMGTSTGTLVAVAPIALGISEKVGLNPAITLAAVLGGAMFGDNLSVISDTTIAATRGVGCEMKDKFRMNFLIAIPAAIATIIAFTIVGGAGQIEGELSYNLIKVVPYLAVLIAAVAGINVFTVLIGGILFAGAVGFVTSSMTFVTFFQSVAKGMDGMMNVTIMAILIRGLIGLIKEYGGIEWLVQKLTGNIKTRKGAEYSIAVLVSVLVFCLVNNTIAIIIASPIAKQVGEKFKIAPKRTASLLDIFSCVILCLAPHAGGMLLITSMASVSPIEIISFSFYQVFLGICTIITIQFGLMKTKEEKEADLLEKQAQLR